The Polaribacter tangerinus genome has a segment encoding these proteins:
- a CDS encoding glucoamylase family protein translates to MAKYFTVISLFLVLFLGCSSNGPGYQEPYIPPTDDPVVEKLSDNEMLDLVQRETFKYFWDFANSDSGAAKERYHPNDPNLNSNVVTSGGTGFGLMSIIVAIERGFVTRNEGVERLQKIVNFLENADRFHGAWSHWINGSDGKAIPFSSKDDGGDLVETAFLAQGLICVKEYLKNGSVLEKEIATKADALWKGVEWSWYTQNKEALYWHWSPNFGFDINLKLTGYNEVMITYVLGAASPDFAISKEVYETGWASNGAIKNTATKYGLPLVLRHSGGSNFGGPLFFSHYSFLGLDPRNLTDQYGSYWDTAVNHSKINRQYCIDNPKNYLGYGEDLWGLTASYSRNPDGSRGYSAHSPSNDKGVISPTAAISSTPFTPSESLKVMHYLYQKKDKVLGPAGFYDALSPHYNFWVTNTYLAIDQGPQIVMIENYRTGLLWNLFMQNTDVKRGLDKLGFNY, encoded by the coding sequence ATGGCAAAGTATTTTACAGTTATATCGTTATTTTTAGTGTTATTCCTTGGGTGTTCAAGTAATGGTCCTGGGTATCAAGAACCATATATACCGCCTACTGACGATCCTGTAGTAGAAAAACTATCTGATAATGAAATGTTGGATTTAGTTCAAAGGGAAACTTTTAAATATTTTTGGGATTTTGCAAATTCAGATTCTGGTGCTGCAAAAGAAAGATACCACCCTAACGATCCTAACTTAAATAGTAATGTAGTTACTTCTGGTGGTACAGGTTTTGGTTTGATGAGTATAATTGTTGCCATAGAAAGGGGCTTTGTTACCAGAAATGAAGGAGTAGAAAGATTACAAAAAATTGTCAATTTTTTAGAGAATGCAGATCGATTTCACGGAGCTTGGTCTCATTGGATAAATGGTAGTGATGGTAAAGCAATTCCTTTTAGTTCAAAAGATGATGGAGGCGATTTAGTAGAAACAGCTTTTTTAGCACAAGGATTAATTTGTGTTAAAGAATATTTAAAAAATGGCTCGGTATTAGAAAAGGAGATAGCTACTAAAGCAGATGCGCTTTGGAAAGGAGTAGAGTGGTCTTGGTATACTCAAAATAAAGAGGCACTTTATTGGCATTGGAGTCCGAACTTTGGTTTTGATATTAATTTAAAACTCACCGGTTATAACGAAGTTATGATAACCTATGTTTTAGGTGCAGCTTCACCAGACTTTGCTATTTCTAAAGAGGTTTATGAAACTGGTTGGGCAAGTAATGGTGCCATAAAAAATACAGCAACTAAATACGGATTACCCTTAGTTCTTAGACACTCTGGAGGATCTAATTTCGGTGGCCCATTATTTTTTAGTCACTATTCTTTTTTAGGATTAGATCCAAGAAATTTAACAGATCAATATGGCAGTTATTGGGATACTGCAGTAAATCACTCTAAAATCAATCGTCAGTATTGTATTGATAATCCAAAAAACTATCTTGGTTACGGAGAAGATTTGTGGGGTTTAACAGCTAGTTATTCGAGAAATCCTGATGGTTCCAGAGGTTATTCAGCACACAGTCCTTCAAATGACAAAGGAGTAATTTCTCCTACAGCAGCCATAAGTTCTACGCCCTTTACACCGTCGGAATCATTAAAAGTAATGCATTATTTATATCAGAAGAAAGACAAAGTACTAGGTCCTGCAGGTTTTTACGATGCATTAAGTCCACATTATAACTTTTGGGTAACAAACACATACTTAGCCATAGATCAAGGGCCGCAAATTGTGATGATAGAAAATTACAGAACTGGGTTGTTGTGGAATTTATTCATGCAAAATACCGATGTTAAAAGAGGTTTAGATAAGTTGGGTTTTAACTATTAA
- a CDS encoding phospholipase — MQKNSSKLLMIFFFVCTSHFVLGQHSNFYEAKIKVSKNDTLRYRIMMPVNFDSSKKYPLVLFMHGAGERGNDNKRQLVHGSSLFASEMVRDWYSSIVIFPQCPKNSYWSNAVVNRDKRPIGLDFPLDKAPTKPLQLVIELLEEYLQKPFVNTYQIYVGGLSMGGMGTFEIVYRKPTIFAAAFAICGAGNPLATEKFAKKVPFWIFHGAKDDVVSPEESIKMVSGIIKNGGNPNFTLFANANHNSWDAAFAEPKLLPWLFSNIKKTN; from the coding sequence ATGCAAAAAAATAGTAGTAAACTATTAATGATATTCTTTTTTGTTTGCACCTCTCACTTTGTTTTAGGACAGCATTCAAATTTTTATGAGGCGAAAATTAAAGTTTCTAAAAATGATACTTTAAGATATCGAATTATGATGCCTGTAAACTTTGATTCATCAAAGAAATATCCATTAGTATTATTCATGCATGGAGCAGGAGAAAGAGGTAATGACAATAAAAGACAGTTGGTACATGGAAGTAGTTTGTTTGCAAGTGAAATGGTTAGAGACTGGTATTCTTCTATTGTAATTTTTCCTCAATGTCCTAAAAACTCATATTGGTCTAATGCAGTTGTAAACAGAGATAAAAGACCAATTGGTTTAGACTTTCCTTTAGACAAAGCTCCTACAAAACCATTACAACTTGTAATTGAGTTATTAGAAGAATATCTCCAAAAACCTTTTGTTAATACCTATCAAATTTATGTGGGTGGTTTGTCTATGGGCGGAATGGGAACTTTTGAAATTGTGTATAGAAAACCAACCATTTTTGCTGCTGCTTTTGCTATATGTGGTGCAGGAAACCCTTTGGCTACAGAAAAATTTGCAAAAAAGGTGCCTTTTTGGATTTTTCATGGTGCTAAAGATGATGTAGTAAGTCCTGAGGAATCTATAAAAATGGTGAGCGGGATTATAAAAAATGGTGGAAATCCAAATTTCACATTATTTGCAAATGCCAACCATAATAGTTGGGATGCTGCTTTTGCAGAACCAAAGTTATTACCATGGCTATTTTCTAACATAAAAAAAACAAACTAA